From a single Serratia surfactantfaciens genomic region:
- the dolP gene encoding division/outer membrane stress-associated lipid-binding lipoprotein: protein MKLKATFAVLSSALLLQGCIAGVVVGSAAVATKTATDPRSVGTQVDDGTLEARVESALSKDQQLKKEARVVATAYQGKVLLTGQSPNADLTARAKQIAMGVEGTTEVYNEIRQGTPVSLSTASSDTWITTKVRSQLLTSDTVKSSNVKVTTENGEVFLLGLVTQQEGQSAAQIASQVSGVKHVTTAFTYVK, encoded by the coding sequence ATGAAGCTAAAAGCCACATTTGCAGTGCTGTCCAGCGCCCTGCTGTTGCAAGGCTGTATCGCCGGCGTCGTCGTCGGCAGTGCGGCCGTCGCCACCAAAACCGCCACCGACCCGCGCAGCGTAGGGACTCAGGTAGATGACGGCACGCTGGAAGCCAGGGTCGAGAGCGCCCTGAGCAAAGACCAGCAGTTGAAGAAAGAAGCCCGGGTGGTCGCCACCGCCTATCAGGGCAAGGTGCTGTTGACCGGTCAGTCGCCTAACGCCGACCTCACCGCGCGCGCCAAGCAGATCGCCATGGGCGTGGAAGGCACCACCGAAGTGTATAACGAAATCCGCCAGGGCACGCCGGTCAGCCTGAGCACCGCCTCCTCCGACACCTGGATCACCACCAAGGTGCGTTCGCAGCTGTTGACCAGCGATACGGTGAAATCGTCCAACGTGAAGGTCACCACCGAAAACGGCGAAGTGTTCTTGCTGGGCCTGGTCACGCAGCAGGAAGGGCAATCGGCGGCGCAGATCGCCAGCCAGGTCAGCGGCGTGAAGCACGTCACTACCGCCTTTACCTATGTGAAGTAA
- a CDS encoding YraN family protein: protein MNPRASGAGYELLARRHLEHAGLTFCAANVAVRGGELDLIMRDGATWVFVEVRYRRNDAFGGAAASVTSRKQQRLLHAAAVWLAGRGASFDTSSCRFDVLAITGSQLEWIPNAFNAD, encoded by the coding sequence TTGAACCCACGCGCCTCAGGGGCGGGCTATGAGTTACTGGCCCGCCGTCATCTGGAACACGCCGGGCTCACCTTCTGCGCCGCCAACGTCGCGGTGCGCGGCGGTGAGCTCGACCTCATCATGCGCGACGGCGCCACCTGGGTGTTCGTCGAAGTGCGCTACCGCCGCAACGACGCTTTCGGCGGCGCGGCCGCCAGCGTCACCTCTCGCAAACAGCAGCGGTTGCTGCACGCCGCCGCCGTCTGGCTGGCGGGACGCGGAGCCAGTTTTGACACATCATCTTGCCGTTTTGATGTTTTGGCCATTACCGGTAGCCAGTTAGAATGGATACCCAACGCCTTCAATGCGGATTAA
- a CDS encoding TIGR01212 family radical SAM protein (This family includes YhcC from E. coli K-12, an uncharacterized radical SAM protein.), with product MQLPQLVNMFGADLQRRYGEKIHKLTLHGGFSCPNRDGTLGRGGCTFCNVASFADETMQQQSIAEQLARQAARVDRARRYLAYFQAYTSTYAEVELLASMYRQALTQSDMVGLCVGTRPDCVPPAALDLLAGYREQGYEVWLELGLQTAHDKTLKRINRGHDFRCYQQTARLARQRGLKVCCHLIVGLPGETQRDHLLTLQQVTQTGVDGIKLHPLHVVTGSTLARAWQAGRLSELALEDYAASAGEMIRHTPGDVVYHRLSASARRPTLLAPLWCENRWSGMQAVGAYLQRHGGQGSALDEKRRYRPGMPL from the coding sequence ATGCAGTTGCCGCAATTAGTCAATATGTTTGGCGCGGATCTCCAGCGCCGCTATGGCGAAAAGATCCATAAACTCACGCTACACGGCGGATTCAGCTGCCCAAACCGCGACGGCACGCTGGGACGCGGTGGCTGTACATTTTGCAACGTCGCGTCGTTCGCCGATGAAACGATGCAGCAGCAGAGCATCGCCGAACAGCTGGCGCGGCAGGCCGCACGGGTCGACCGGGCGCGGCGCTATCTGGCCTATTTCCAGGCCTATACCAGCACCTATGCGGAGGTCGAACTGCTGGCGTCGATGTATCGGCAGGCGCTAACGCAGAGCGACATGGTCGGCCTGTGCGTCGGCACCCGGCCGGACTGCGTGCCGCCCGCCGCGTTGGACCTGCTGGCGGGCTACCGCGAACAAGGCTATGAAGTGTGGCTGGAACTGGGGCTGCAGACGGCGCACGATAAAACGCTAAAGCGCATCAACCGCGGCCATGATTTCCGCTGCTATCAGCAGACCGCACGGCTGGCTCGACAGCGCGGTCTGAAGGTGTGCTGCCATCTGATCGTCGGGCTGCCGGGAGAAACCCAGCGCGATCATCTGCTCACGCTGCAGCAGGTGACGCAGACCGGCGTCGACGGCATCAAGCTCCACCCGCTGCACGTCGTCACCGGCAGCACCCTGGCGCGGGCTTGGCAGGCCGGGCGTTTGTCCGAACTGGCGCTGGAGGATTATGCCGCCAGCGCCGGGGAGATGATCCGCCATACGCCGGGGGACGTGGTGTACCACCGCCTTTCCGCCAGCGCCCGCCGGCCTACGCTGCTGGCGCCGCTGTGGTGCGAAAACCGCTGGAGCGGCATGCAGGCAGTCGGCGCTTATCTGCAACGGCACGGCGGGCAGGGCAGCGCGCTGGATGAAAAGCGGCGCTACCGCCCTGGCATGCCGCTCTGA
- the arcB gene encoding aerobic respiration two-component sensor histidine kinase ArcB, whose product MKQIRVLAQYYVDLMVKLGLVRFSLLLASALVVLAMVVQMAVTMLLRGEVESIDVVRSIFFGLLITPWAVYFLSVVVEQLEESRQRLARLVDKLEEMRHRDLELNQQLKDNISQLNQEIADRIKAEEERLQVMEKLTEEMEQRELAQIELGQQSALLRSFLDASPDLVYYRNEDKEFSGCNRAMELLTGKSEKQLIGLTPFDVYGQEIAEKVIETDEKVFRHNVSLTYEQWLVYPDGRKACFELRKVPFYDRVGKRHGLMGFGRDITERKRYQDALENASREKTTFISTISHELRTPLNGIVGLSRILLDTELNDEQLKYLKTIHVSAITLGNIFNDIIEMDKLERRKVQLDNQPVDFTGFLADLENLSGLLAQPKGLQFVMEPQTPLPQQIVTDGTRLRQILWNLIGNAVKFTQQGQIVVRVRREAPEKLVFEVEDSGMGIPQDEQDKIFAMYYQVKDQRGGRPATGTGIGLAVSKRLAQSMGGDITVRSEQGHGSCFTLTIKAPAVQEAVSAAPEEEELPLPALHILLVEDIELNVIVARSVLEKLGNSVEVAMNGHDALAMFDPDEFDLVLLDIQLPDMTGLDIARALRERYAGQALPPLVALTANVLKDKKEYLEAGMDDVLSKPLSVPALTQVIKHYWDHQPSHTSKKTEHKAMQINESLLDTAMLEQYMDLVGPQLIHQSLEMFEQMMPGYLAVLDSNMTARDQKGITEEGHKIKGAAGSVGLRHLQQLAQQIQTPTLPAWWDNVQDWVDELKQEWRNDVQVLRAWVENAEKK is encoded by the coding sequence ATGAAGCAAATCCGGGTGTTGGCCCAGTACTACGTCGATTTAATGGTAAAACTGGGGTTGGTGCGCTTCTCGCTGCTGCTGGCCTCGGCGCTGGTGGTGCTGGCGATGGTGGTGCAGATGGCGGTGACCATGCTGCTGCGCGGCGAAGTGGAAAGCATCGACGTGGTGCGTTCGATCTTCTTCGGCCTGCTGATCACCCCGTGGGCGGTCTATTTCCTCTCTGTGGTGGTGGAGCAGCTGGAGGAGTCGCGCCAACGGCTGGCGCGGTTGGTGGACAAGCTGGAGGAGATGCGCCACCGCGATCTGGAGCTCAACCAGCAGCTTAAAGACAATATCAGCCAGCTGAACCAGGAGATCGCCGACCGTATCAAGGCGGAGGAAGAGCGTCTGCAGGTGATGGAAAAGCTGACGGAAGAGATGGAACAGCGCGAACTGGCGCAGATTGAGCTGGGCCAGCAATCGGCGCTGTTGCGTTCCTTCCTCGATGCCTCGCCGGATCTGGTTTATTACCGCAACGAAGACAAAGAATTTTCCGGTTGCAACCGCGCGATGGAGCTGCTGACCGGCAAGAGCGAGAAGCAGTTGATCGGCCTGACGCCGTTCGACGTCTACGGCCAGGAGATCGCCGAAAAGGTGATCGAAACCGACGAGAAGGTGTTCCGCCACAACGTCTCGCTGACCTACGAACAGTGGTTAGTGTATCCCGATGGCCGCAAGGCCTGTTTCGAGCTGCGCAAGGTGCCGTTTTACGACCGGGTGGGCAAACGCCACGGCCTGATGGGCTTCGGCCGCGATATTACCGAGCGTAAGCGCTACCAGGACGCGCTGGAGAATGCCAGCAGGGAGAAGACCACCTTTATCTCAACGATCAGCCACGAGCTGCGTACGCCGCTTAATGGCATCGTCGGCCTGAGCCGCATCCTGCTCGATACCGAGCTGAACGATGAGCAGCTGAAATACCTGAAGACCATTCACGTCAGCGCCATCACCCTCGGCAACATCTTCAACGACATTATCGAAATGGATAAGCTCGAGCGGCGCAAGGTGCAGCTCGACAACCAGCCGGTGGACTTCACCGGCTTCCTGGCGGATTTGGAGAACCTCTCGGGCCTGCTGGCGCAGCCGAAAGGGCTGCAGTTCGTCATGGAGCCGCAGACGCCGCTGCCGCAGCAGATCGTGACCGACGGCACCCGCCTGCGGCAGATCCTGTGGAACCTGATCGGCAACGCGGTGAAATTTACCCAGCAGGGCCAAATCGTGGTGCGCGTGCGGCGCGAGGCGCCGGAGAAGCTGGTGTTCGAGGTGGAGGACTCGGGCATGGGCATCCCGCAGGACGAGCAGGACAAGATCTTCGCCATGTATTATCAGGTGAAAGATCAGCGCGGTGGCCGCCCGGCCACCGGCACCGGCATCGGGCTGGCGGTCTCCAAGCGGCTGGCGCAGAGCATGGGCGGCGACATCACCGTGCGCAGCGAACAGGGGCACGGTTCTTGCTTCACCCTGACCATCAAGGCGCCGGCGGTGCAGGAAGCCGTCAGCGCGGCGCCGGAGGAAGAGGAGCTGCCGTTGCCGGCGCTGCACATCCTGCTGGTGGAGGATATCGAACTGAACGTGATCGTGGCGCGCTCGGTGCTGGAGAAGCTGGGCAACAGCGTCGAGGTGGCGATGAACGGCCACGACGCGCTGGCGATGTTCGATCCGGACGAGTTCGATCTGGTGCTGCTGGACATCCAACTGCCGGACATGACAGGGCTGGATATCGCCCGGGCGCTGCGTGAGCGCTATGCCGGGCAGGCGCTGCCGCCGCTGGTGGCCCTGACCGCCAACGTGCTGAAAGACAAAAAAGAGTATCTCGAGGCGGGCATGGACGATGTGCTGAGCAAGCCGTTGTCGGTGCCGGCGCTGACCCAGGTCATCAAACACTATTGGGATCATCAACCTTCTCACACTTCTAAGAAAACGGAGCACAAGGCGATGCAGATTAATGAGTCGTTACTCGATACCGCGATGCTGGAGCAGTACATGGACCTGGTTGGCCCGCAGTTGATCCACCAAAGCCTGGAGATGTTCGAACAGATGATGCCGGGCTATCTGGCGGTGCTGGATTCCAACATGACGGCGCGCGATCAGAAAGGCATCACCGAGGAAGGGCACAAGATCAAGGGCGCTGCCGGTTCGGTCGGTCTGCGCCACCTGCAGCAGCTGGCACAACAAATTCAAACGCCTACGCTGCCGGCCTGGTGGGATAACGTGCAGGATTGGGTGGATGAGTTGAAACAAGAGTGGCGCAACGATGTGCAGGTGCTGCGGGCTTGGGTTGAGAACGCTGAAAAAAAATGA
- the gltB gene encoding glutamate synthase large subunit — MLYDKSQERDNCGFGLIAHIEGEPSHKVVRTAIHALARMQHRGAILADGKTGDGCGLLLQKPDRFFRMVAEERGWRLAKNYAVGMMFLSQNEEEARLSRRIVEEELQNETLSIVGWREVPTNPDVLGEIALSSLPRIEQIFVNAPAGWRPRDMERRLFVARRRIEKRVQDNSFYVCSFSNLVTIYKGLCMPADLPRFYLDLADLRLESAICLFHQRFSTNTVPRWPLAQPFRYLAHNGEINTITGNRQWARARTYKFQTPLIPDLQAAAPFVNETGSDSSSLDNMLELLLAGGMDLIRAMRLLVPPAWQNNPDMDGDLRAFFDFNSMHMEPWDGPAGIVMSDGRYAACNLDRNGLRPARYVITKDKLITCASEVGIWDYQPDEVVEKGRVGPGELMVIDTRSGRILHSAETDNDLKSRHPYKEWMEKNVKRLVPFEDLPDDQVGSRELDDAQLETYQKQFGYSSEELDQVIRVLGEIGQEATGSMGDDTPFAVLSSRPRIVYDYFRQQFAQVTNPPIDPLREAHVMSLATSIGREMNVFCEAEGQAHRLSFKSPILLYSDFKQLTTLEGEYYRAETLDLTFDPQQQDLEQTIRALCDEAERKVREGAVLLVLSDRAIAPGRLPVPAPMAVGAVQTRLVEKSLRCDANLIVETASARDPHHFAVLLGFGATAIYPYLAYETLAKLVDSQAIDKKYRDVMLNYRNGINKGLYKIMSKMGISTIASYRCSKLFEAVGLHRDLADLCFQGVVSRIGGASFSDFQQDLQNLSKRAWLKRKPLEQGGLLKFVHGGEYHAYNPDVVNSLQKAVHSGEYSDYQAYAKLVNERPVAMLRDLLAITPKGEPIPVDQVEPAESLFKRFDTAAMSIGALSPEAHESLAIAMNGLGGFSNSGEGGEDPARYRTNKVSRIKQVASGRFGVTPAYLVNADVIQIKVAQGAKPGEGGQLPGDKVTPYIARLRYSVPGVTLISPPPHHDIYSIEDLAQLIFDLKQVNPKAVISVKLVSEPGVGTIATGVAKAYADLITIAGYDGGTGASPLSSVKYAGCPWELGLVETQQALVANGLRHKIRLQVDGGLKTGVDIVKAAILGAESFGFGTGPMVALGCKYLRICHLNNCATGVATQDDKLRRDHYHGLPERVTNYFQFIARETREIMAQLGVSQLVDLIGRTEFLTELDGISAKQNKLDLSPLLKTATPHPGKAVYCTESSNPAFDKGLLNKELLAQAQPHIEAKQGKTFYFDIRNTDRSVGAMLSGAIANAHGDQGMAADPIKAHFSGTAGQSFGVWNAGGVELTLTGDANDYVGKGMAGGSIAVRPPIGSAFRSHEASIVGNTCLYGATGGKLFAAGRAGERFAVRNSGAITVVEGIGDNGCEYMTGGIVCVLGKTGINFGAGMTGGFAYVLDEDGEFRKRVNPELVEVLDVDQLAIHEEHLRGLITEHVQATGSSRAEEILANWPEWAPKFALVKPKSSDVKALLGHRSRSAAELRVQAQ, encoded by the coding sequence ATGTTGTACGATAAATCCCAAGAGAGGGACAACTGTGGTTTCGGCCTGATCGCCCACATAGAAGGCGAACCTAGCCACAAGGTGGTGCGCACCGCCATTCACGCGCTGGCCCGCATGCAGCACCGCGGCGCGATCCTGGCCGACGGCAAGACCGGCGACGGCTGCGGCCTGTTGCTGCAAAAACCCGATCGCTTCTTCCGCATGGTGGCGGAAGAGCGCGGTTGGCGCTTGGCCAAGAACTACGCCGTCGGCATGATGTTCCTTAGCCAGAATGAAGAGGAAGCGCGCCTCAGCCGCCGCATCGTGGAAGAAGAGCTGCAAAACGAAACGCTGTCGATCGTCGGCTGGCGTGAAGTGCCGACCAACCCGGACGTGCTGGGTGAAATCGCCCTCTCCTCCCTGCCGCGCATCGAGCAAATCTTCGTTAACGCCCCGGCCGGCTGGCGCCCGCGCGATATGGAACGCCGCCTGTTCGTGGCGCGCCGCCGCATCGAGAAACGCGTGCAGGACAACAGTTTCTACGTCTGCAGCTTCTCCAACCTGGTGACGATCTATAAAGGCCTCTGCATGCCTGCGGATCTGCCGCGCTTCTATCTCGATCTGGCGGACCTGCGCCTGGAATCGGCCATTTGCCTGTTCCACCAGCGTTTTTCCACCAACACCGTGCCGCGCTGGCCGCTGGCGCAGCCGTTCCGTTACCTGGCGCACAACGGCGAAATCAACACCATCACCGGCAACCGCCAATGGGCGCGCGCCCGTACCTATAAATTCCAAACGCCGCTGATCCCGGATCTGCAGGCCGCCGCGCCGTTCGTCAACGAAACCGGCTCCGACTCCAGCTCGCTGGACAACATGCTGGAGCTGCTGCTGGCGGGCGGGATGGATCTCATCCGCGCCATGCGCCTGCTGGTGCCACCGGCCTGGCAGAACAACCCGGACATGGACGGCGATCTGCGCGCCTTCTTCGACTTCAACTCGATGCACATGGAGCCGTGGGACGGCCCGGCCGGCATCGTGATGTCCGACGGCCGCTACGCCGCCTGTAACCTCGATCGCAACGGCCTGCGCCCGGCGCGCTACGTGATCACCAAAGACAAGCTGATCACCTGCGCCTCCGAAGTCGGCATCTGGGATTACCAGCCGGACGAAGTGGTAGAAAAAGGCCGCGTCGGCCCCGGCGAGCTGATGGTGATCGACACCCGCAGCGGCCGTATCCTGCACTCGGCGGAAACCGACAACGATCTGAAAAGCCGCCATCCGTATAAAGAGTGGATGGAGAAAAACGTCAAACGTCTGGTGCCGTTCGAAGATCTGCCGGACGATCAGGTTGGCAGCCGCGAGCTCGACGACGCACAGCTCGAGACCTACCAGAAACAGTTCGGCTACAGCAGCGAAGAGCTGGATCAGGTGATCCGCGTGCTGGGCGAGATCGGCCAGGAAGCCACCGGCTCGATGGGCGACGATACCCCGTTCGCCGTGCTCTCCAGCCGGCCGCGCATCGTTTACGACTATTTCCGCCAGCAGTTCGCGCAGGTCACCAACCCGCCTATCGATCCGCTGCGCGAAGCGCACGTCATGTCGCTGGCCACCAGCATCGGCCGTGAAATGAACGTGTTCTGCGAAGCCGAAGGCCAGGCGCACCGCCTGAGCTTCAAATCGCCGATCCTGCTGTACTCCGATTTCAAACAGCTCACCACGCTGGAAGGCGAATACTATCGCGCCGAGACCCTCGATCTGACCTTCGATCCGCAACAGCAGGATCTGGAGCAGACCATTCGCGCCCTGTGCGACGAAGCGGAACGCAAGGTGCGCGAAGGCGCGGTGCTGCTGGTGCTGTCCGACCGCGCCATCGCGCCCGGCCGCCTGCCGGTACCGGCCCCGATGGCAGTTGGCGCCGTACAAACCCGCCTGGTGGAAAAGAGCCTGCGCTGCGACGCCAACCTGATCGTTGAAACCGCCAGCGCCCGCGATCCGCACCACTTCGCCGTGCTGCTCGGCTTCGGCGCGACCGCCATCTACCCGTATCTGGCCTATGAAACCCTGGCCAAGCTGGTGGATAGCCAGGCGATCGACAAGAAATACCGCGACGTGATGCTGAACTACCGCAACGGCATCAACAAGGGCCTGTACAAGATCATGTCCAAAATGGGCATCTCGACCATCGCCTCTTACCGCTGTTCCAAGCTGTTCGAAGCGGTCGGCCTGCACCGCGATCTGGCAGATCTGTGCTTCCAGGGCGTGGTCAGCCGCATCGGCGGCGCCAGCTTCAGCGACTTCCAGCAGGATCTGCAGAACCTTTCCAAGCGCGCCTGGCTGAAACGCAAACCGCTGGAGCAAGGCGGCCTGCTGAAGTTCGTGCACGGCGGCGAATACCACGCTTACAACCCGGACGTGGTGAACTCACTGCAAAAAGCGGTGCACAGCGGCGAGTACAGCGACTATCAAGCCTACGCCAAGCTGGTGAACGAGCGGCCGGTCGCCATGCTGCGCGATCTGCTGGCCATCACGCCGAAAGGCGAACCGATCCCGGTCGATCAGGTTGAACCGGCGGAGTCGCTGTTCAAACGCTTCGACACCGCGGCGATGTCGATCGGGGCACTGAGCCCGGAAGCGCACGAGTCGCTGGCGATCGCCATGAACGGCCTCGGCGGTTTCTCCAACTCCGGCGAAGGCGGCGAAGATCCGGCGCGCTACCGCACCAACAAGGTGTCGCGCATCAAACAGGTGGCCTCCGGCCGCTTCGGCGTGACGCCGGCCTATCTGGTGAACGCCGATGTGATCCAGATTAAGGTGGCGCAGGGCGCCAAGCCGGGCGAAGGCGGCCAACTGCCGGGCGACAAAGTCACCCCGTATATCGCCAGACTGCGTTACTCGGTGCCGGGCGTGACCCTGATCTCCCCGCCGCCGCACCACGATATCTACTCGATCGAAGATCTGGCGCAGCTGATCTTCGACCTGAAGCAGGTCAATCCGAAGGCGGTGATCTCGGTGAAACTGGTGTCCGAACCGGGCGTCGGCACCATCGCCACCGGCGTGGCAAAAGCCTATGCCGATCTCATCACCATCGCCGGTTACGACGGCGGCACTGGCGCCAGCCCGCTGTCCTCGGTGAAATACGCCGGCTGTCCGTGGGAATTGGGCCTGGTGGAAACCCAGCAGGCGCTGGTGGCCAACGGCCTGCGCCACAAGATCCGCCTGCAGGTGGACGGCGGCCTGAAAACCGGCGTGGACATCGTCAAAGCGGCGATCCTGGGCGCGGAAAGCTTCGGCTTCGGCACCGGGCCAATGGTGGCGCTGGGCTGCAAATACCTGCGCATCTGCCATCTCAACAACTGCGCGACCGGCGTCGCGACTCAGGACGACAAACTGCGCCGCGATCACTACCACGGCCTGCCGGAACGCGTGACGAATTACTTCCAGTTTATCGCGCGTGAAACCCGCGAGATCATGGCGCAGCTGGGCGTGAGCCAGCTGGTGGATCTGATCGGCCGCACCGAGTTCCTGACCGAGCTGGACGGCATCTCCGCCAAACAAAACAAGCTGGATCTGTCGCCGCTGCTGAAAACCGCCACGCCGCATCCGGGCAAAGCGGTGTACTGCACCGAAAGCAGCAACCCGGCGTTCGACAAGGGCCTGCTGAACAAAGAGCTGCTGGCGCAGGCACAGCCGCACATCGAAGCGAAACAGGGCAAAACCTTCTACTTCGACATTCGCAACACTGACCGCTCCGTGGGCGCCATGCTGTCCGGCGCTATCGCCAACGCGCACGGCGATCAGGGCATGGCGGCCGATCCGATCAAGGCGCACTTCTCCGGCACCGCCGGGCAGAGCTTCGGCGTCTGGAACGCCGGCGGCGTCGAGCTGACCCTGACCGGCGACGCCAACGACTATGTCGGTAAAGGCATGGCCGGCGGCAGCATCGCGGTGCGTCCGCCGATCGGCTCCGCCTTCCGCAGCCATGAAGCCAGCATCGTCGGCAACACCTGCCTGTACGGAGCCACCGGCGGCAAACTGTTCGCCGCCGGCCGCGCGGGCGAACGTTTCGCGGTGCGCAACTCCGGCGCCATTACCGTGGTGGAAGGCATCGGCGACAACGGCTGTGAATACATGACCGGCGGCATCGTCTGTGTGCTGGGTAAAACCGGCATCAACTTTGGTGCCGGCATGACCGGCGGCTTCGCCTACGTGCTGGACGAAGACGGCGAGTTCCGCAAGCGCGTGAACCCGGAGCTGGTGGAAGTGCTGGATGTCGATCAGCTGGCGATCCACGAGGAGCACCTGCGCGGCCTGATCACCGAACACGTGCAGGCGACCGGCTCTTCCCGCGCGGAAGAGATCCTGGCCAACTGGCCGGAGTGGGCGCCGAAGTTCGCCCTGGTCAAACCGAAGTCCAGCGATGTCAAAGCGCTGTTGGGTCACCGTAGCCGTTCCGCAGCCGAGCTGCGGGTGCAGGCGCAGTAA
- the mtgA gene encoding monofunctional biosynthetic peptidoglycan transglycosylase, with amino-acid sequence MRKSLGGWRRLRPWYWLKRGVIAIIGLWVLGIVAFAFLPVPFSAVMVERQVSAWLSGDFGYVAHSDWVSMDDISPQMALAVMAAEDQKFPDHWGFDVAAIEKALSHNEKRPTRIRGASTLSQQTAKNLFLWDGRSWLRKGLEAGLTSGIELVWTKRRILTVYLNIVEFGDGVFGVEEASQRFFHKPAKRLTAAEAALLAAVLPNPHRFRADAPSGYVVQRQQWIMRQMRQLGGETFLRENKLD; translated from the coding sequence ATGAGAAAATCGCTCGGCGGATGGCGGCGGCTGCGCCCGTGGTATTGGCTGAAGCGCGGCGTCATCGCGATTATCGGCCTGTGGGTGCTGGGCATTGTGGCCTTTGCTTTCCTGCCGGTGCCGTTTTCCGCCGTGATGGTGGAGCGGCAAGTCAGCGCCTGGTTGAGCGGCGACTTCGGCTACGTCGCTCATTCTGACTGGGTGTCGATGGACGATATCTCGCCGCAGATGGCGCTGGCGGTGATGGCGGCGGAAGATCAGAAGTTTCCCGATCATTGGGGCTTCGACGTGGCGGCCATTGAAAAGGCGCTCAGCCACAACGAGAAACGCCCGACGCGCATCCGCGGCGCGTCCACGCTGTCGCAGCAAACCGCCAAGAATCTGTTTCTGTGGGATGGCCGCAGCTGGCTGCGCAAAGGGCTGGAGGCCGGGCTGACGTCGGGCATCGAGCTGGTGTGGACCAAGCGGCGCATTCTGACGGTGTATCTGAACATCGTAGAGTTCGGCGATGGGGTGTTCGGCGTGGAGGAGGCTTCACAACGCTTTTTCCATAAGCCGGCCAAGCGCCTGACCGCAGCCGAAGCGGCGCTGCTGGCGGCGGTATTGCCGAATCCGCACCGTTTCAGGGCCGATGCGCCGTCCGGCTATGTGGTGCAGCGTCAACAGTGGATCATGCGTCAGATGCGGCAGTTGGGCGGGGAAACGTTTTTACGCGAGAACAAGCTGGATTAA
- the elbB gene encoding isoprenoid biosynthesis glyoxalase ElbB, producing MKKVGVVLSGSGVYDGTEIHEAVLTLLALDRAGAQAVCFAPDKPQRHVINHLSGDEMAESRNVLIESARIARGAVQPLALAEAAQLDALIVPGGFGAAKNLSNFAEAGAECWVDEDLARLTREMHKANKPIGLMCIAPALLPKLLDQQARLTIGNDPDLGEVIDAMGGEPVICPVDDIVVDREHKIVTTPAYMLAPSIAQAALGIDKLVARVLELAE from the coding sequence ATGAAAAAGGTGGGTGTCGTCCTCAGCGGCAGCGGCGTTTATGACGGTACAGAGATCCATGAAGCGGTGTTGACGCTGCTGGCGTTGGACCGCGCCGGCGCCCAGGCGGTGTGCTTTGCGCCGGATAAACCTCAACGCCATGTTATCAATCACTTATCCGGTGATGAGATGGCGGAGTCGCGCAATGTCCTGATTGAATCGGCGCGCATCGCCCGCGGCGCTGTGCAGCCGCTGGCGCTGGCGGAAGCCGCGCAGCTGGATGCGCTGATCGTGCCCGGCGGCTTCGGCGCCGCCAAGAATCTCAGCAATTTCGCCGAAGCCGGCGCGGAATGTTGGGTCGATGAAGATTTGGCGCGCCTGACGCGCGAGATGCATAAGGCCAACAAACCAATTGGCCTGATGTGCATCGCGCCGGCGCTGTTGCCGAAGCTGCTGGATCAACAAGCGCGGCTGACCATTGGCAACGATCCCGACCTGGGGGAAGTGATTGACGCCATGGGCGGAGAGCCGGTGATTTGCCCGGTGGACGACATCGTGGTGGACCGCGAACATAAGATCGTGACCACGCCGGCCTATATGCTGGCGCCGTCGATCGCGCAGGCGGCCCTCGGCATCGACAAACTGGTGGCGCGGGTGCTGGAACTGGCTGAATGA
- the diaA gene encoding DnaA initiator-associating protein DiaA, which yields MLDRIKVCFTESIQTQIAAAEALPDAISRAAMTLVQSLLNGNKILCCGNGTSAANAQHFAASMINRFETERPSLPAIALNADNVVLTAISNDRLHDEVYAKQVRALGHTGDVLLAISTRGNSRDIVKAVEAAVTRDMTIVALTGYDGGELAGLLGQQDVEIRIPSHRSSRIQEMHMLTVNCLCDLIDNTLFPHQDD from the coding sequence GTGCTGGATAGAATTAAAGTCTGTTTTACCGAAAGCATCCAAACCCAGATCGCGGCGGCGGAAGCGTTGCCTGACGCCATTTCCCGCGCGGCGATGACGCTGGTTCAATCCTTACTCAACGGCAACAAAATCCTGTGCTGCGGCAACGGCACCTCGGCGGCCAACGCGCAGCACTTCGCCGCCAGCATGATCAACCGTTTTGAAACCGAGCGCCCCAGCCTGCCGGCCATCGCCCTCAATGCCGACAACGTGGTGCTGACGGCGATCAGCAACGATCGGCTGCACGACGAAGTGTACGCCAAGCAGGTGCGCGCGCTCGGGCACACCGGCGACGTGCTGCTGGCGATTTCCACCCGCGGCAACAGCCGTGATATTGTGAAAGCGGTCGAAGCGGCCGTCACGCGCGACATGACCATCGTCGCGCTCACCGGCTACGACGGCGGCGAACTGGCCGGGTTGCTCGGCCAACAGGATGTCGAGATCCGCATCCCGTCGCACCGCAGTTCGCGCATTCAGGAAATGCATATGCTTACCGTAAACTGCCTGTGCGACCTGATAGACAATACGTTATTCCCCCACCAGGACGATTAA